From a region of the Triticum aestivum cultivar Chinese Spring chromosome 7D, IWGSC CS RefSeq v2.1, whole genome shotgun sequence genome:
- the LOC123171274 gene encoding uncharacterized protein — translation MFENSTEDADEWYNPGADFASLGDVEALRARFRRECPPLDHARCGDVRPGDKLCLACDIHGDVEELKYYDAVLETVKRAAHGVEQCACRFTVRWTEGPRSGCLDKVGIEVVCCVPKSPIQDPVLSEFLDDLTKRFAEDQGTATAASQQADPTPMSEEELCGYSLAYSSSNNLFVL, via the exons ATGTTCGAGAATTCCACCGAGGATGCAGACGAGTGGTACAATCCAGGGGCTGACTTCGCATCCCTGGGCGACGTCGAGGCGCTCCGCGCCAGGTTCCGCCGGGAATGCCCGCCCCTCGACCACGCCCGCTGCGGGGATGTCCGCCCGGGCGACAAACTCTGCCTCGCCTGCGATATCCACGGCGACGTCGAGGAGCTCAAGTACTACGACGCCGTCCTCGAAACCGTAA AGAGGGCAGCGCACGGCGTGGAGCAGTGCGCGTGCCGTTTCACGGTCCGCTGGACGGAGGGGCCGCGCAGTGGTTGCTTGGACAAGGTCGGCATCGAGGTGGTCTGCTGCGTGCCGAAGTCACCGATCCAAGATCCGGTGCTGAGCGAGTTCCTGGACGACCTGACAAAGAGGTTCGCCGAGGACCAAGGGACGGCAACGGCAGCATCTCAGCAGGCAGACCCGACCCCGATGAGCGAGGAGGAATTGTGCGGGTACAGTCTCGCATACTCCTCGAGTAATAATCTTTTCGTCTTGTAA